A single Corvus hawaiiensis isolate bCorHaw1 chromosome 24, bCorHaw1.pri.cur, whole genome shotgun sequence DNA region contains:
- the APOBEC2 gene encoding C->U-editing enzyme APOBEC-2 isoform X2 has product MWAYTVGFTVLPHVGGFLGWFLNRKEIPAWYEKLKKPSWCPSRRVFPVAWTVLYTGMGYASYLVWNDLGGCSSKAIVPLGLYGAQLALNWAWPPLFFGARNLNMWPRLGPSVLRKMAEKQEEPSNAQNGEPDNAEEGEGKKKKVKREDLPPFEIVTGERLPAIFFKFQFRNVEYSSGRNKTFLCYVVETQGKESATCRGYLEDEHAAAHAEMAFFNTILPTCQAGARHDVTWYVSSSPCVTCAERICEALRKDKGLRLTIMVGRLFMWEEPEMQAALRSMKEAGCKLRIMKPQDFEYVWKNFVEQEEGEEAKSFVPWEDIQENFQYYEEKLAEILH; this is encoded by the exons ATGTGGGCTTACACCGTGGGCTTCACCGTCCTGCCCCACGTCGGAGGTTTCCTTGGCTGGTTCCTCAACCGGAAGGAAATCCCAGCGTGGTACGAGAAGCTGAAAAAGCCTTCCTGGTGCCCATCCCGCAGAGTGTTCCCTGTGGCCTGGACCGTGCTGTACACGGGCATGGG CTACGCCTCCTACCTGGTGTGGAACGACctgggtggctgcagcagcaaggccaTCGTCCCCCTGGGGCTCTACGGGGCTCAGCTGGCGCTGAACTGGGCATGGCCCCCCTTGTTCTTTGGTGCCCGCAACCTGAACATG tGGCCACGGCTCGGTCCCAGTGTCCTGAGGAAGATGgcagagaagcaggaggagcCCAGCAATGCCCAGAACGGGGAACCCGACAACGccgaggagggagaggggaagaagaagaaggtgaAGAGGGAGGACCTGCCACCCTTTGAGATTGTGACAGG gGAACGCCTCCCAGCCATCTTCTTCAAATTCCAGTTCAGGAATGTGGAGTACAGCTCGGGCAGGAACAAAACCTTCCTGTGCTACGTGGTGGAGACGCAGGGCAAGGAGTCGGCGACGTGCCGGGGGTACCTGGAGGACGAGCACGCGGCCGCCCACGCCGAGATGGCCTTTTTCAACACCATCCTGCCCACGTGCCAGGCGGGTGCCCGCCACGATGTCACCTGGTACgtgtcctccagcccctgcGTCACCTGCGCCGAGAGGATCTGCGAGGCCCTGCGCAAGGACAAGGGGCTGCGCCTCACCATCATGGTGGGCCGGCTCTTCATGTGGGAAGAGCCCGAGATGCAGGCGGCTCTCAGGAGCATGAAGGAGGCCGGCTGCAAGCTGAGGATTATGAAGCCTCAAGACTTTGAGTATGTCTGGAAGAACTttgtggagcaggaggaaggggaggaggccAAGTCCTTCGTGCCCTGGGAGGATATTCAGGAGAATTTCCAGTACTACGAGGAGAAGCTGGCTGAGATCTTGCACTGA
- the APOBEC2 gene encoding C->U-editing enzyme APOBEC-2 isoform X1, whose translation MAEKQEEPSNAQNGEPDNAEEGEGKKKKVKREDLPPFEIVTGERLPAIFFKFQFRNVEYSSGRNKTFLCYVVETQGKESATCRGYLEDEHAAAHAEMAFFNTILPTCQAGARHDVTWYVSSSPCVTCAERICEALRKDKGLRLTIMVGRLFMWEEPEMQAALRSMKEAGCKLRIMKPQDFEYVWKNFVEQEEGEEAKSFVPWEDIQENFQYYEEKLAEILH comes from the exons ATGgcagagaagcaggaggagcCCAGCAATGCCCAGAACGGGGAACCCGACAACGccgaggagggagaggggaagaagaagaaggtgaAGAGGGAGGACCTGCCACCCTTTGAGATTGTGACAGG gGAACGCCTCCCAGCCATCTTCTTCAAATTCCAGTTCAGGAATGTGGAGTACAGCTCGGGCAGGAACAAAACCTTCCTGTGCTACGTGGTGGAGACGCAGGGCAAGGAGTCGGCGACGTGCCGGGGGTACCTGGAGGACGAGCACGCGGCCGCCCACGCCGAGATGGCCTTTTTCAACACCATCCTGCCCACGTGCCAGGCGGGTGCCCGCCACGATGTCACCTGGTACgtgtcctccagcccctgcGTCACCTGCGCCGAGAGGATCTGCGAGGCCCTGCGCAAGGACAAGGGGCTGCGCCTCACCATCATGGTGGGCCGGCTCTTCATGTGGGAAGAGCCCGAGATGCAGGCGGCTCTCAGGAGCATGAAGGAGGCCGGCTGCAAGCTGAGGATTATGAAGCCTCAAGACTTTGAGTATGTCTGGAAGAACTttgtggagcaggaggaaggggaggaggccAAGTCCTTCGTGCCCTGGGAGGATATTCAGGAGAATTTCCAGTACTACGAGGAGAAGCTGGCTGAGATCTTGCACTGA
- the OARD1 gene encoding ADP-ribose glycohydrolase OARD1: MWAVLGRLGVAQAVGPARLIALRPAAAGAFSIPHVTMATHFSKDQEERIRCVKGDLFSCPGTDALAHCISEDCRMGAGIAVLFKKKFGGVQELLDQKKKTGEVAVLRRDDRYIYYLITKQKVSHKPTYESMQKSLEAMKAHCLNNGVTDISMPRIGCGLDGLQWEKVSAILEEVFENTDIKITVYTL, encoded by the exons ATGTGGGCGGTGCTGGGCAGGCTCGGCGTGGCGCAGGCTGTGGGCCCGGCCCGGTTGATCGCTCTGCGCCCCGCGG CCGCAGGAGCCTTCTCCATACCCCACGTTACCATGGCCACCCACTTCTCCAAGGATCAGGAGGAGAGA atCAGGTGTGTGAAGGGGGACCTGTTCTCGTGCCCGGGCACGGACGCCCTGGCCCACTGCATCAGCGAGGATTGCCGCATGGGCGCCGGCATCGCCGTGCTCTTCAAGAAGAAGTTTGGAGGCGTCCAGGAGCTCCTGGATCAAA AGAAGAAGACGGGGGAGGTGGCGGTTCTGCGGAGGGACGATCGGTACATTTACTACCTG ATCACAAAGCAGAAGGTTTCTCACAAGCCCACCTATGAGAGCATGCAGAAGAGTTTGGAAGCCATGAAAGCTCACTGCCTGAACAACGGAGTCACCGACATCTCCATGCCCAG GATTGGATGTGGACTCGACGGCCTGCAGTGGGAAAAGGTGTCAGCCATCCTtgaggaagtgtttgagaacaCTGACATCAAGATCACAGTTTACACGCTGTGA